From a single Lacerta agilis isolate rLacAgi1 chromosome 3, rLacAgi1.pri, whole genome shotgun sequence genomic region:
- the ZBTB24 gene encoding zinc finger and BTB domain-containing protein 24 isoform X3: protein MDAAVPDDSEKRIIIHSQVHRDTILASFEEQRRKDFLCDITLIVENVHFRAHKALLAASSEYFSMMFVDEGEIGQSIYMLEGMVSDAFGALLEFIYTGSLQASEKSTEQILATAHLLKVNDLVRAYTEQEKNFSGTLSATPTKGGTVAALTNDKKSEDPPKRKRGRPRKVKNIQEEKLGISAEDAQLRENNSVHNKQNFMDEDAVVEDRDSNEETPVSREARDTDHACSSDAAVSVSTEKDENCDPKCQSIQANQSRYSKRRIQRSIKLRDYKLIGDEEDNGLKKRHDRRRKRTGSEVKCKDCGKVFKYNHFLAIHRRSHTGERPFKCSECGKGFSQKHSLQVHERMHTGERPYTCTVCSKALTTKHSLLEHMSLHTGQKAFTCDQCGKYFSQKRQLKSHYRVHTGHSLPECNLCHRKFMDAAQLKKHLRTHTGEKPFTCEICGKSFTAKSSLQTHIRIHRA from the exons ATGGATGCAGCAGTTCCTGATGATTCTGAGAAGCGTATAATCATCCACTCACAAGTTCACAGAGATACTATTCTGGCCAGCTTTGAAGAACAGAGGAGAAAAGATTTTTTGTGTGATATCACTTTAATTGTAGAAAATGTTCACTTTAGAGCACACAAAGCTTTACTTGCTGCTAGCAGTGAATATTTCTCCATGATGTTTGTTGATGAGGGAGAGATTGGCCAGTCAATCTATATGCTGGAAGGAATGGTGTCAGATGCTTTTGGTGCGCTGTTGGAGTTTAtctacactggctctctgcaaGCTAGTGAAAAAAGTACAGAGCAGATTTTAGCCACAGCTCATCTCCTCAAAGTGAACGATTTAGTAAGGGCTTACACAGAACAAGAGAAGAATTTTAGCGGCACATTATCTGCCACACCTACTAAAGGGGGCACAGTAGCTGCCTTGACAAATGACAAGAAAAGTGAAGATCCACCAAAGCGAAAACGTGGAAGACCAAGAAAAGTGAAGAATATCCAAGAGGAAAAACTTGGGATATCTGCTGAAGATGCTCAGTTAAGAGAGAACAACTCTGTTCATAATAAGCAAAACTTTATGGATGAAGATGCTGTAGTGGAAGACAGAGATTCCAATGAGGAGACTCCTGTAAGCAGAGAAGCAAGAGATACTGATCATGCTTGTAGTTCAGATGCTGCGGTGAGTGTCTCCACTGAAAAAGATGAGAACTGTGATCCTAAATGCCAAAGTATACAGGCCAATCAGAGTCGTTACAGCAAACGTAGGATACAGCGGTCTATCAAGCTAAGAGATTATAAACTTATTGGTGATGAAGAGGACAATGGGCTGAAAAAGAGACATGATAGGAGAAGAAAACGTACAGGTTCTGAAGTTAAGTGCAAAGACTGTGGGAAGGTATTTAAATATAACCATTTTTTAGCTATTCACCGAAGAAGTCATACGG GGGAGCGCCCATTTAAGTGCAGTGAATGTGGTAAAGGCTTTTCCCAGAAACACTCTCTCCAAGTTCATGAGCGAATGCATACTGGAGAACGGCCATACACTTGTACTGTTTGCAGTAAAGCTTTAACAACAAAACACTCGCTCCTGGAGCACATGAGCCTTCATACAG GTCAGAAGGCTTTTACTTGTGATCAGTGTGGAAAATACTTCAGCCAAAAGAGACAACTTAAGAGTCATTACAGAGTTCACACAG GCCATTCTTTGCCAGAATGTAACCTGTGTCATCGCAAATTCATGGATGCAGCTCAGTTAAAGAAACATTTAAGAACACATACAG GTGAAAAGCCATTTACATGTGAAATTTGTGGCAAGTCCTTCACAGCAAAGAGCTCTCTCCAGACTCACATAAGAATCCACAG
- the ZBTB24 gene encoding zinc finger and BTB domain-containing protein 24 isoform X1: protein MDAAVPDDSEKRIIIHSQVHRDTILASFEEQRRKDFLCDITLIVENVHFRAHKALLAASSEYFSMMFVDEGEIGQSIYMLEGMVSDAFGALLEFIYTGSLQASEKSTEQILATAHLLKVNDLVRAYTEQEKNFSGTLSATPTKGGTVAALTNDKKSEDPPKRKRGRPRKVKNIQEEKLGISAEDAQLRENNSVHNKQNFMDEDAVVEDRDSNEETPVSREARDTDHACSSDAAVSVSTEKDENCDPKCQSIQANQSRYSKRRIQRSIKLRDYKLIGDEEDNGLKKRHDRRRKRTGSEVKCKDCGKVFKYNHFLAIHRRSHTGERPFKCSECGKGFSQKHSLQVHERMHTGERPYTCTVCSKALTTKHSLLEHMSLHTGQKAFTCDQCGKYFSQKRQLKSHYRVHTGHSLPECNLCHRKFMDAAQLKKHLRTHTGEKPFTCEICGKSFTAKSSLQTHIRIHRGEKPYTCSICGKSFSDSSAKRRHCILHTGKKPFSCSECSVQFARLDNLKSHLKIHIKEKQLQEASSAPHSSSTDEVRNILQLQQYQLSTSGAQEIQLLVTDSVHNINFVPSHSEGISVVTADGTQNVMADHAGSLTLLTQPPQQLQNLLLSTQPEPADQIQNINIVSSQMEPPQTEQVHVITLSKEALEHLHANQNPAEVLQITTGTSHPSQHLQVAQEPSQEFRISQATVLPPQISKGQTQTVHVSESPQHSLTVGQSSDDHHIERQTF from the exons ATGGATGCAGCAGTTCCTGATGATTCTGAGAAGCGTATAATCATCCACTCACAAGTTCACAGAGATACTATTCTGGCCAGCTTTGAAGAACAGAGGAGAAAAGATTTTTTGTGTGATATCACTTTAATTGTAGAAAATGTTCACTTTAGAGCACACAAAGCTTTACTTGCTGCTAGCAGTGAATATTTCTCCATGATGTTTGTTGATGAGGGAGAGATTGGCCAGTCAATCTATATGCTGGAAGGAATGGTGTCAGATGCTTTTGGTGCGCTGTTGGAGTTTAtctacactggctctctgcaaGCTAGTGAAAAAAGTACAGAGCAGATTTTAGCCACAGCTCATCTCCTCAAAGTGAACGATTTAGTAAGGGCTTACACAGAACAAGAGAAGAATTTTAGCGGCACATTATCTGCCACACCTACTAAAGGGGGCACAGTAGCTGCCTTGACAAATGACAAGAAAAGTGAAGATCCACCAAAGCGAAAACGTGGAAGACCAAGAAAAGTGAAGAATATCCAAGAGGAAAAACTTGGGATATCTGCTGAAGATGCTCAGTTAAGAGAGAACAACTCTGTTCATAATAAGCAAAACTTTATGGATGAAGATGCTGTAGTGGAAGACAGAGATTCCAATGAGGAGACTCCTGTAAGCAGAGAAGCAAGAGATACTGATCATGCTTGTAGTTCAGATGCTGCGGTGAGTGTCTCCACTGAAAAAGATGAGAACTGTGATCCTAAATGCCAAAGTATACAGGCCAATCAGAGTCGTTACAGCAAACGTAGGATACAGCGGTCTATCAAGCTAAGAGATTATAAACTTATTGGTGATGAAGAGGACAATGGGCTGAAAAAGAGACATGATAGGAGAAGAAAACGTACAGGTTCTGAAGTTAAGTGCAAAGACTGTGGGAAGGTATTTAAATATAACCATTTTTTAGCTATTCACCGAAGAAGTCATACGG GGGAGCGCCCATTTAAGTGCAGTGAATGTGGTAAAGGCTTTTCCCAGAAACACTCTCTCCAAGTTCATGAGCGAATGCATACTGGAGAACGGCCATACACTTGTACTGTTTGCAGTAAAGCTTTAACAACAAAACACTCGCTCCTGGAGCACATGAGCCTTCATACAG GTCAGAAGGCTTTTACTTGTGATCAGTGTGGAAAATACTTCAGCCAAAAGAGACAACTTAAGAGTCATTACAGAGTTCACACAG GCCATTCTTTGCCAGAATGTAACCTGTGTCATCGCAAATTCATGGATGCAGCTCAGTTAAAGAAACATTTAAGAACACATACAG GTGAAAAGCCATTTACATGTGAAATTTGTGGCAAGTCCTTCACAGCAAAGAGCTCTCTCCAGACTCACATAAGAATCCACAG AGGAGAAAAACCTTACACATGCAGCATTTGTGGGAAATCCTTTTCTGATTCCAGTGCCAAGAGGAGACACTGTATCTTACACACTGGCAAAAAGCCCTTTTCTTGCTCGGAGTGCAGCGTGCAGTTTGCACGCCTAGACAATTTGAAGTCACATTTAAAGATCCACATCAAAGAAAAGCAGCTACAGGAAGCAAGCAGTGCtccccacagcagcagcacagatgaAGTAAGGAACATTCTTCAGTTGCAGCAGTATCAACTCTCCACTTCTGGAGCACAGGAGATCCAGCTGCTGGTCACAGATTCTGTGCACAATATCAATTTTGTGCCCAGCCATAGTGAAGGCATTAGCGTTGTCACTGCAGATGGCACCCAAAATGTGATGGCGGACCATGCAGGCAGTCTTACCCTTCTCACTCAGCCACCCCAGCAGCTACAGAACTTGCTCCTTTCCACCCAGCCAGAGCCAGCAGACCAGATTCAGAATATTAACATTGTGAGCAGCCAGATGGAGCCTCCACAGACTGAGCAAGTGCACGTCATCACGCTCTCTAAAGAAGCTCTGGAGCATCTACATGCCAATCAGAATCCAGCAGAAGTGCTCCAGATCACCACAGGAACATCACATCCAAGTCAGCACCTGCAGGTGGCTCAGGAACCTAGCCAGGAGTTTCGCATCAGCCAAGCTACAGTCCTACCTCCTCAAATTAGCAAGGGACAGACTCAAACTGTACATGTATCTGAATCACCTCAGCATTCTTTGACTGTAGGCCAGTCATCTGATGATCATCATATTGAGA
- the ZBTB24 gene encoding zinc finger and BTB domain-containing protein 24 isoform X2, translating to MDAAVPDDSEKRIIIHSQVHRDTILASFEEQRRKDFLCDITLIVENVHFRAHKALLAASSEYFSMMFVDEGEIGQSIYMLEGMVSDAFGALLEFIYTGSLQASEKSTEQILATAHLLKVNDLVRAYTEQEKNFSGTLSATPTKGGTVAALTNDKKSEDPPKRKRGRPRKVKNIQEEKLGISAEDAQLRENNSVHNKQNFMDEDAVVEDRDSNEETPVSREARDTDHACSSDAAVSVSTEKDENCDPKCQSIQANQSRYSKRRIQRSIKLRDYKLIGDEEDNGLKKRHDRRRKRTGSEVKCKDCGKVFKYNHFLAIHRRSHTGERPFKCSECGKGFSQKHSLQVHERMHTGERPYTCTVCSKALTTKHSLLEHMSLHTGQKAFTCDQCGKYFSQKRQLKSHYRVHTGHSLPECNLCHRKFMDAAQLKKHLRTHTGEKPFTCEICGKSFTAKSSLQTHIRIHRKGNCLLQGSVEDDDGVMPPLVAPWSRREKKMKASLALPT from the exons ATGGATGCAGCAGTTCCTGATGATTCTGAGAAGCGTATAATCATCCACTCACAAGTTCACAGAGATACTATTCTGGCCAGCTTTGAAGAACAGAGGAGAAAAGATTTTTTGTGTGATATCACTTTAATTGTAGAAAATGTTCACTTTAGAGCACACAAAGCTTTACTTGCTGCTAGCAGTGAATATTTCTCCATGATGTTTGTTGATGAGGGAGAGATTGGCCAGTCAATCTATATGCTGGAAGGAATGGTGTCAGATGCTTTTGGTGCGCTGTTGGAGTTTAtctacactggctctctgcaaGCTAGTGAAAAAAGTACAGAGCAGATTTTAGCCACAGCTCATCTCCTCAAAGTGAACGATTTAGTAAGGGCTTACACAGAACAAGAGAAGAATTTTAGCGGCACATTATCTGCCACACCTACTAAAGGGGGCACAGTAGCTGCCTTGACAAATGACAAGAAAAGTGAAGATCCACCAAAGCGAAAACGTGGAAGACCAAGAAAAGTGAAGAATATCCAAGAGGAAAAACTTGGGATATCTGCTGAAGATGCTCAGTTAAGAGAGAACAACTCTGTTCATAATAAGCAAAACTTTATGGATGAAGATGCTGTAGTGGAAGACAGAGATTCCAATGAGGAGACTCCTGTAAGCAGAGAAGCAAGAGATACTGATCATGCTTGTAGTTCAGATGCTGCGGTGAGTGTCTCCACTGAAAAAGATGAGAACTGTGATCCTAAATGCCAAAGTATACAGGCCAATCAGAGTCGTTACAGCAAACGTAGGATACAGCGGTCTATCAAGCTAAGAGATTATAAACTTATTGGTGATGAAGAGGACAATGGGCTGAAAAAGAGACATGATAGGAGAAGAAAACGTACAGGTTCTGAAGTTAAGTGCAAAGACTGTGGGAAGGTATTTAAATATAACCATTTTTTAGCTATTCACCGAAGAAGTCATACGG GGGAGCGCCCATTTAAGTGCAGTGAATGTGGTAAAGGCTTTTCCCAGAAACACTCTCTCCAAGTTCATGAGCGAATGCATACTGGAGAACGGCCATACACTTGTACTGTTTGCAGTAAAGCTTTAACAACAAAACACTCGCTCCTGGAGCACATGAGCCTTCATACAG GTCAGAAGGCTTTTACTTGTGATCAGTGTGGAAAATACTTCAGCCAAAAGAGACAACTTAAGAGTCATTACAGAGTTCACACAG GCCATTCTTTGCCAGAATGTAACCTGTGTCATCGCAAATTCATGGATGCAGCTCAGTTAAAGAAACATTTAAGAACACATACAG GTGAAAAGCCATTTACATGTGAAATTTGTGGCAAGTCCTTCACAGCAAAGAGCTCTCTCCAGACTCACATAAGAATCCACAG GAAAGGCAACTGTTTGCTGCAAGGCAGTGTGGAAGATGATGATGGTGTCATGCCACCCTTAGTGGCACCCTGGAGtagaagggaaaagaaaatgaaggcCAGTCTGGCTTTGCCTACTTAG